One window of Flavobacteriales bacterium genomic DNA carries:
- a CDS encoding alanine dehydrogenase, which translates to MFKKIGIIREGKQPPDRRVPLTPKQCHEAMLQGIDIAVQRSPVRAYTDAEYTAQAVRLTEDLTDRDLIIGVKEVPLDMLMANKAYLFFSHTIKQQPHNAKLLRTVLERRITLLDHELLTDTKGKRVLAFGKWAGVVGAYNAVRAWQATEGGGKTLKPAHACHDRAEMDLHLAAFPLPKDLRVALTGTGRVGHGAMETLDRAGMTKVSPADFLDKNFDRPVYTVLGSEDLYVRDDGKPFDRAAFHADPRGHHANFLPFAMRAQIYIACHFWDARGPKILSAEDLRGTGISLKVVADISCDIDGPIDSTLRASTIADPFFGYGIATGQECPVGAPGSITVMSVDNLPCELPRDSSKSFGRDLMTNVLPHLTGTDAEGMIERATIAKGGHLTGKYAYLTTYAAGGAG; encoded by the coding sequence ATGTTCAAGAAGATCGGCATCATCCGCGAAGGCAAACAACCACCTGACCGTCGCGTCCCGCTCACTCCCAAGCAATGCCACGAGGCCATGCTTCAAGGTATCGACATCGCCGTGCAGCGCAGCCCCGTACGGGCCTACACCGATGCCGAATACACGGCGCAGGCGGTACGTCTGACGGAGGATCTCACGGACCGTGACCTCATTATCGGCGTCAAAGAGGTGCCGTTGGACATGCTGATGGCGAACAAAGCCTACCTCTTCTTTTCGCACACGATCAAGCAGCAGCCGCACAACGCCAAGCTCTTGCGCACCGTGCTGGAAAGGCGCATCACCCTGTTGGACCATGAACTGCTCACGGACACCAAGGGAAAGCGGGTGCTGGCCTTCGGCAAGTGGGCCGGTGTTGTGGGCGCCTACAACGCTGTACGCGCTTGGCAGGCCACAGAGGGCGGAGGTAAGACCTTGAAGCCCGCCCATGCCTGCCACGACCGGGCAGAAATGGACCTTCATCTGGCGGCCTTCCCACTTCCCAAGGACCTCCGGGTGGCGCTCACCGGAACAGGCCGTGTGGGCCACGGAGCCATGGAGACCCTGGACCGCGCGGGAATGACCAAGGTGTCCCCGGCGGACTTCCTCGATAAGAATTTCGATCGGCCTGTATACACCGTGCTTGGCAGCGAGGACCTCTACGTACGGGACGATGGGAAACCGTTCGACCGTGCTGCATTCCATGCCGATCCACGCGGCCATCATGCCAACTTCCTCCCGTTCGCCATGCGGGCACAGATCTACATCGCCTGCCACTTCTGGGATGCACGGGGGCCCAAGATCCTTTCCGCCGAGGACCTGCGCGGAACGGGCATCAGCCTGAAAGTGGTGGCCGACATCAGCTGCGATATTGACGGCCCCATCGATAGCACGCTTCGGGCCAGCACCATCGCCGACCCGTTCTTTGGCTATGGCATCGCCACCGGGCAGGAATGCCCTGTGGGCGCGCCCGGCAGCATTACCGTGATGTCCGTGGACAATCTTCCTTGCGAGCTTCCGCGCGACTCGTCAAAGTCTTTTGGACGCGACCTGATGACCAACGTGCTGCCACACCTCACGGGCACGGATGCCGAGGGGATGATCGAGCGCGCCACCATCGCCAAGGGTGGGCATTTGACCGGGAAGTACGCGTATCTCACCACTTATGCCGCCGGAGGAGCGGGATAG
- a CDS encoding NADP-dependent isocitrate dehydrogenase: MQKIKVANPVVEIDGDEMTRIIWKWIKDQLILPYVDVPLDYYDLGIQHRDATNDQVTVDAAKAIQKHHVGIKCATITPDEARVKEFGLKEMWKSPNGTIRNILGGTMFREPIVINNIPRLVPGWTKPIVIGRHAFGDQYKATDAVIKGKGKLTMTFTPEEGGSTTWDVYDFKGDGVAMSMYNTDESIEGFAHSCFNLALEKKWPLYLSTKNTILKKYDGRFKDIFDEIFQKHYKADFGKAGITYEHRLIDDMVAAAMKWSGGFIWACKNYDGDVQSDIVAQGFGSLGLMTSVLMTPDGKTMEAEAAHGTVTRHFRQHEQGKPTSTNPIASIFAWTRGLAFRGKLDGNQALVDFAHKLEAVCIQTVEAGKMTKDLAVCIHGSKATPDQYLTSEAFMAALREGLERGMK; this comes from the coding sequence ATGCAGAAGATCAAGGTGGCGAACCCTGTAGTGGAGATCGATGGTGACGAGATGACGCGCATCATCTGGAAGTGGATCAAGGACCAACTGATCCTGCCCTACGTGGACGTGCCCTTGGACTATTACGATCTCGGTATTCAGCACCGCGATGCCACCAACGATCAAGTGACCGTGGACGCGGCCAAGGCGATCCAGAAGCACCACGTTGGCATCAAGTGCGCCACCATCACGCCCGACGAGGCGCGCGTGAAGGAGTTCGGCCTGAAGGAGATGTGGAAGTCGCCCAACGGCACCATCCGCAACATCCTCGGCGGCACCATGTTCCGCGAGCCCATCGTGATCAATAACATCCCACGCTTGGTGCCCGGCTGGACCAAACCCATCGTGATCGGCCGCCACGCTTTCGGAGACCAGTACAAAGCCACCGACGCTGTGATCAAAGGCAAGGGAAAGCTCACCATGACCTTCACCCCGGAGGAAGGCGGGTCCACCACCTGGGACGTGTATGACTTCAAGGGCGATGGTGTGGCCATGAGCATGTACAACACGGACGAGAGCATCGAGGGCTTCGCGCATAGCTGTTTCAACCTCGCGTTGGAGAAGAAGTGGCCGCTGTACCTGAGTACCAAGAACACCATCCTGAAGAAGTACGACGGACGCTTCAAGGACATCTTCGATGAGATCTTCCAGAAGCACTACAAGGCCGACTTCGGCAAGGCGGGCATCACCTACGAGCACCGCCTGATCGACGATATGGTAGCCGCTGCCATGAAGTGGAGCGGAGGCTTCATCTGGGCCTGCAAGAACTACGACGGCGACGTGCAAAGCGACATCGTGGCACAGGGCTTCGGCTCGCTGGGCCTGATGACCAGTGTACTGATGACGCCCGACGGGAAGACGATGGAGGCCGAGGCAGCCCACGGCACCGTAACGCGCCACTTCCGCCAGCATGAGCAAGGCAAGCCCACCAGCACCAACCCCATCGCCAGCATCTTCGCATGGACGCGCGGCCTCGCCTTCCGCGGGAAGCTTGATGGCAATCAAGCCTTGGTGGATTTCGCCCACAAGCTGGAAGCCGTCTGCATCCAGACCGTGGAGGCCGGCAAGATGACCAAGGACCTCGCGGTCTGCATCCACGGCAGCAAGGCCACGCCGGACCAGTACCTTACCAGTGAAGCCTTTATGGCGGCGCTGCGCGAAGGATTGGAGCGCGGGATGAAGTGA
- a CDS encoding 30S ribosomal protein S6 — protein sequence MTNRYETVFILTPVLSEDQAKEAVTKFKDLIKKGHGKVRHEENWGMRKLAYPIQKKSTGFYHLIEFESDPSLIAKLETEYRRDERVIRFLTVAMDKHHIAFAESRPARGGKEAGEGRAPRKKKENA from the coding sequence ATGACCAACCGGTACGAGACCGTCTTCATTTTAACTCCCGTTTTGTCTGAGGACCAGGCAAAGGAGGCGGTCACCAAATTCAAAGACCTTATCAAGAAAGGCCATGGCAAGGTCCGCCATGAAGAGAACTGGGGGATGCGCAAGCTCGCCTATCCCATCCAGAAGAAGTCCACGGGCTTCTACCACCTGATCGAGTTCGAGAGCGACCCTTCGCTCATCGCCAAGCTCGAGACCGAATACCGCCGCGACGAACGGGTGATCCGTTTCCTCACGGTGGCCATGGACAAGCACCACATCGCATTCGCCGAAAGCCGTCCCGCAAGGGGAGGCAAGGAGGCTGGCGAAGGTCGCGCACCACGTAAGAAGAAGGAAAACGCCTGA
- a CDS encoding 30S ribosomal protein S18 codes for MSEETTTSAAPAAAKTGGGASNEIRYLTPIAIETKKDKYCRFKKLGITYIDYKDADFLLRLVNEQGKILPRRLTGTSQKYQKRVAQAVKRSRHLALMPYVADMLK; via the coding sequence ATGAGCGAAGAGACGACCACTTCCGCAGCCCCCGCCGCCGCTAAGACGGGCGGAGGCGCCAGCAATGAGATCCGCTACCTGACGCCGATCGCCATTGAGACCAAAAAGGACAAATACTGCCGCTTCAAGAAGCTCGGTATCACCTACATTGATTACAAGGACGCGGACTTTCTGCTGCGCTTGGTGAACGAACAGGGCAAGATCCTGCCCCGTCGCCTCACCGGCACCAGCCAGAAATATCAGAAGCGCGTGGCACAGGCTGTGAAGCGCAGCCGCCACCTCGCCCTGATGCCGTACGTGGCCGATATGCTCAAGTAA
- a CDS encoding 50S ribosomal protein L9, whose amino-acid sequence MEVILKQDVEHLGFANDLVKVKDGFARNYLLPRKLAVAATPSERKQLTETLKQRAHKETKLRDEADKNAAKLIDQTIKIGAKVGEKGRIFGSVNTIMLSDAFKQLGIDLDRKYIKLKGEAIKTIGTYEAEVTFHRDVVKIIPFEVVEE is encoded by the coding sequence ATGGAAGTGATCCTCAAACAAGACGTGGAGCATCTCGGTTTCGCCAATGACCTGGTGAAAGTGAAGGACGGCTTCGCCCGCAACTACCTGCTCCCCCGCAAATTGGCCGTGGCCGCCACGCCCAGCGAGCGCAAGCAGCTTACCGAGACCCTCAAGCAGCGCGCCCACAAGGAGACCAAACTCCGCGATGAGGCCGACAAGAACGCAGCCAAGCTCATCGATCAGACGATCAAGATCGGTGCGAAGGTGGGCGAGAAGGGACGCATCTTCGGCAGTGTCAACACCATCATGCTCAGCGACGCCTTCAAGCAGCTCGGCATCGATCTGGACCGCAAGTACATCAAGCTGAAAGGCGAAGCCATCAAGACCATCGGAACCTATGAGGCCGAGGTGACCTTCCACCGCGATGTGGTGAAGATCATCCCCTTCGAGGTGGTGGAGGAGTGA
- a CDS encoding threonine/serine exporter family protein, with amino-acid sequence MAEGDPDQRLLLQFLARLGQAELAAGNAVALVERDLGDIAKRNGQANIVVFALPTVLMVQSDDGEEHRVQITPGPYRVGDLRFDQMEGVLEIAREARAGRLSPKDGLRKLDAMWRMKHRYGDFGFVVGYLITTIGTALILRPTWSGLGYVAVLGLICAMLLVAVRRQPAWNAVMPVVAAFILASVVAVFYRYGVKEAPFQLLIPPLIIFLPGSVLTVAVVELAFANTVSGASRLVAGFGQLILLAFGLLGGFRLFGEGTPELVDHTERLAPWLAWAGVVLFAIGLHLFKSSRRRSLPWVILTMLMAYLGQYVSGLFIDGASTAFFGAAVMAITALLIEYRFNGPPALVTILPAFWLLAPGSFGLVSITTMATDGMGTAGNILRLLFILTAIASGSLIGAFIYSGLLHVRKARLWRKGPPVPVDPLARSEEEGT; translated from the coding sequence ATGGCCGAAGGTGATCCTGATCAGCGACTCTTGCTCCAATTCCTGGCGCGTTTAGGCCAGGCGGAACTGGCAGCGGGCAATGCCGTGGCCTTGGTGGAGCGCGACCTCGGGGATATCGCCAAGCGCAACGGGCAGGCCAATATCGTCGTGTTCGCCCTGCCTACCGTGCTCATGGTGCAGAGCGACGATGGGGAGGAGCACCGCGTGCAGATCACCCCCGGGCCCTATCGCGTGGGGGACCTGCGCTTCGATCAAATGGAAGGTGTGCTGGAGATCGCACGCGAGGCCCGCGCCGGTCGTCTTTCCCCGAAGGACGGCCTGCGCAAGCTCGACGCGATGTGGCGCATGAAGCACCGGTACGGCGACTTCGGCTTCGTGGTCGGCTATCTGATCACCACCATCGGTACGGCCTTGATCCTGCGGCCCACATGGAGCGGCTTAGGTTACGTCGCCGTGCTCGGCCTCATCTGCGCCATGCTCTTGGTGGCGGTGCGGCGCCAGCCTGCGTGGAACGCCGTGATGCCCGTGGTGGCCGCGTTCATCCTGGCCTCGGTGGTGGCGGTGTTCTACCGCTATGGAGTGAAAGAGGCGCCCTTCCAGTTGCTGATACCGCCCTTGATCATTTTCCTGCCGGGCAGTGTGCTCACTGTTGCCGTGGTGGAGTTGGCCTTTGCCAATACCGTCTCCGGAGCATCAAGGTTGGTGGCCGGCTTCGGACAGCTGATCCTTCTGGCTTTCGGGCTCTTGGGCGGGTTCCGGCTTTTCGGGGAGGGGACCCCGGAGCTCGTGGACCATACGGAACGCTTGGCACCATGGCTGGCGTGGGCGGGCGTGGTGCTCTTCGCCATCGGCCTGCACCTCTTCAAAAGCAGCCGTAGACGTTCCCTGCCGTGGGTGATCCTTACCATGCTCATGGCCTACCTTGGGCAGTACGTCTCCGGCCTCTTCATCGACGGGGCCTCCACGGCGTTCTTCGGCGCGGCGGTCATGGCCATCACAGCGCTTCTGATCGAATACCGCTTCAATGGGCCGCCTGCTCTGGTGACCATCCTGCCCGCGTTCTGGCTGCTGGCTCCCGGCTCTTTCGGTCTGGTCAGCATCACCACCATGGCTACCGATGGCATGGGCACGGCGGGCAACATCCTGCGCTTGCTTTTCATCCTCACCGCCATAGCCTCCGGCTCCCTCATCGGGGCTTTCATATATAGCGGCCTGCTGCATGTGCGCAAAGCGCGTTTGTGGCGGAAGGGGCCACCAGTGCCTGTAGATCCTTTGGCGAGGAGTGAAGAAGAGGGAACGTAG
- a CDS encoding aconitate hydratase: MAHIFDIDMIKAVYDRYPERIAAARKALGKPLTLTEKILYAHLTEGAATKALKRGEDYVDFAPDRVAMQDATAQMALLQFKTTGRAHVAVPSTVHCDHLIQARVGAEKDLQEALLKGNEVFQFLESISNKYGIGFWRPGAGIIHQVVLENYAFPGGMMIGTDSHTPNGGGLGMLAIGVGGADACDVMSGLPWELKMPKVIGVKLTGKLSGWASAKDVILVVAGILTVKGGTGAIVEYFGPGAESLSCTGKGTIGNMGAEIGATTSTFGYDDSMRRYLNGTGREELVKLANKVAEHLTGDPEVYADPKKYFDRVIEIDLGKLEPHVNGPFTPDLAWPISKFAAAVKENGWPEELEVGLIGSCTNSSYEDLTRSASIAQQAVDKKLKTKSEFTVTPGSEQVRFTAERDGLLDTFEKMGGLVLANACGPCIGQWARHNKHPEKKNSILTSYNRNFAKRNDGNANTHAFVASPELVTAMAISGSLLFNPLTDELVNEEGKKVKLDEPKGMEMPPKGFDVKDPGFKAPAKDGSSVEVVVKSDSDRIQLLEPFPAWDGKNITGAVLLIKAKGKCTTDHISMAGPWLRYRGHLDNISNNTLIGAINAFNGEANKVKNQLTGEYGEVPATQRTYKAAKQPSVVVADQNYGEGSSREHAAMQPRHLGVSAVIVKSFARIHETNLKKQGLLGVTFDKESDFDKVQEDDRIDFTDLMDFAPGKQLTVVLNHKDGSKDTIKCNHTYNEAQIGWFRAGSALNEIRAAMAKK, translated from the coding sequence ATGGCCCACATCTTCGATATCGACATGATCAAGGCGGTTTATGACCGCTATCCCGAACGCATCGCCGCTGCCCGTAAGGCATTGGGCAAACCGCTCACCCTTACGGAGAAGATCCTCTACGCGCACCTCACCGAGGGAGCGGCGACCAAGGCGCTGAAACGGGGAGAGGATTATGTCGATTTCGCACCGGACCGCGTAGCCATGCAGGACGCCACCGCGCAGATGGCCCTGCTCCAGTTCAAGACCACCGGCCGAGCCCATGTGGCCGTACCCAGCACCGTACACTGTGACCACCTGATCCAAGCGCGTGTGGGCGCTGAGAAGGACCTCCAAGAAGCACTGTTGAAGGGCAATGAGGTATTCCAGTTTCTGGAAAGCATCAGCAACAAGTACGGCATCGGCTTCTGGCGTCCTGGCGCGGGCATCATCCACCAGGTGGTACTTGAGAACTATGCCTTCCCCGGTGGCATGATGATCGGCACGGACAGCCACACGCCAAACGGTGGCGGCCTTGGCATGCTGGCCATCGGCGTGGGCGGCGCGGACGCTTGCGACGTGATGAGCGGTCTGCCATGGGAGCTGAAGATGCCGAAGGTCATCGGCGTGAAGCTCACCGGCAAGCTCAGTGGTTGGGCATCGGCCAAGGACGTGATCCTCGTGGTTGCCGGCATCCTCACCGTGAAAGGAGGTACAGGTGCCATCGTGGAGTACTTCGGCCCCGGTGCCGAGAGCCTTAGCTGCACCGGAAAGGGCACTATCGGCAACATGGGCGCGGAGATCGGTGCCACCACCAGCACCTTCGGCTATGACGACAGCATGCGCCGCTACCTCAACGGCACCGGGCGCGAAGAACTCGTGAAACTGGCCAACAAAGTGGCCGAGCACCTCACCGGCGATCCCGAGGTCTATGCCGACCCGAAGAAGTACTTCGACCGTGTGATCGAGATCGACCTCGGCAAGCTGGAGCCGCATGTCAACGGACCGTTCACACCGGACCTCGCTTGGCCGATCAGCAAGTTCGCCGCGGCGGTGAAGGAGAACGGCTGGCCGGAGGAACTGGAGGTGGGCCTCATTGGTAGCTGCACCAATAGCAGCTACGAAGACCTCACACGCAGCGCTTCCATCGCGCAGCAGGCCGTGGACAAGAAACTCAAGACCAAGAGCGAATTCACCGTCACGCCCGGAAGTGAGCAGGTGCGCTTCACGGCGGAACGCGACGGGCTGCTGGACACCTTCGAGAAGATGGGGGGGCTCGTCCTTGCCAATGCCTGCGGTCCCTGCATCGGCCAATGGGCGCGGCACAATAAGCACCCGGAGAAGAAGAACTCCATCCTCACCTCCTACAACCGCAACTTTGCCAAACGCAACGACGGCAACGCGAATACCCACGCTTTCGTCGCCAGTCCGGAATTGGTAACGGCCATGGCCATCTCCGGCAGCCTGCTTTTCAACCCGCTCACAGATGAACTGGTGAACGAGGAAGGCAAGAAAGTGAAATTGGACGAGCCGAAAGGAATGGAAATGCCGCCCAAGGGCTTCGACGTGAAAGATCCCGGCTTCAAGGCCCCGGCCAAGGACGGCAGCAGCGTGGAAGTGGTCGTGAAATCCGATAGTGACCGCATCCAGCTATTGGAACCTTTCCCCGCCTGGGATGGCAAGAACATCACTGGCGCAGTGCTGCTGATCAAGGCGAAGGGCAAATGCACCACGGACCACATCAGCATGGCCGGACCATGGTTGCGCTACCGCGGGCACTTGGACAACATCAGCAACAACACCCTGATCGGGGCCATCAACGCCTTCAACGGCGAGGCCAACAAGGTGAAGAACCAGCTCACCGGCGAATACGGCGAGGTGCCCGCCACGCAGCGCACGTACAAAGCCGCTAAGCAACCCAGCGTAGTGGTGGCGGACCAGAACTACGGCGAGGGTTCCAGCCGCGAGCATGCGGCCATGCAACCGCGCCATCTGGGCGTGAGCGCTGTGATCGTGAAGAGCTTCGCGCGCATCCACGAGACCAACCTGAAGAAGCAGGGTCTGCTGGGCGTAACCTTCGATAAGGAAAGCGACTTCGACAAGGTGCAGGAGGACGACCGTATCGACTTCACCGACCTCATGGATTTCGCACCGGGCAAGCAATTGACCGTGGTGCTGAACCACAAGGATGGCTCGAAGGACACGATCAAGTGCAACCACACGTACAACGAAGCGCAGATCGGCTGGTTCAGGGCCGGCAGCGCACTGAACGAGATCAGGGCGGCGATGGCGAAGAAGTGA
- a CDS encoding PorT family protein, producing MKRVCTGLLLGSALLFANTLTAQVKFGIKVGGNYLIASQKIQPEPKNPPTSPKGLGLMFGVYGEIPFSDLVGLRPELGFSFRRGKSETTDNQTLTNNTEVTNNQGAYTGSRDYKLEDDQRLSYFQITTPLTIKATEEFRVMLGPSFNFLMGGKDNTDETTDWKGSVTGQNAQGQTVTQAIDQQDFLTTKKKGSAAIKDFKKFDIAVMAGIGYTLPVGFDLDLRYYRSLTPTYDRTESNTRARFWTNLVEFSIGWTFGK from the coding sequence ATGAAGCGCGTTTGCACTGGACTCTTGCTCGGTTCCGCCCTCCTGTTCGCGAATACCCTCACTGCGCAGGTGAAATTCGGCATCAAGGTGGGGGGGAATTATCTGATCGCCTCCCAAAAGATCCAGCCGGAACCCAAGAACCCGCCGACCAGCCCCAAAGGGTTGGGTCTCATGTTCGGCGTTTACGGAGAAATTCCTTTTTCCGATCTGGTGGGTCTTCGCCCCGAACTGGGTTTCTCCTTCCGCCGGGGAAAGTCGGAGACCACCGACAATCAAACTCTGACCAACAATACTGAGGTGACGAACAACCAAGGGGCCTATACGGGGAGCAGGGACTACAAGCTGGAGGATGACCAACGCCTTTCCTATTTCCAGATCACTACGCCCTTGACCATTAAAGCTACTGAAGAGTTTCGCGTCATGCTCGGTCCATCGTTCAACTTTTTGATGGGAGGGAAGGACAACACGGATGAGACCACCGACTGGAAAGGTTCGGTCACGGGCCAGAACGCGCAAGGGCAAACGGTCACTCAGGCGATAGACCAGCAGGATTTCTTGACCACGAAGAAGAAAGGCAGTGCGGCCATCAAGGACTTCAAGAAATTCGATATCGCGGTGATGGCCGGGATCGGGTATACGCTGCCGGTGGGTTTTGATCTGGACCTGCGGTATTACAGGAGCCTCACCCCGACCTACGACCGTACCGAGAGCAATACCCGGGCCCGATTCTGGACTAACCTCGTGGAGTTCTCCATTGGGTGGACCTTCGGGAAATAA
- a CDS encoding PorT family protein: MKNLTQTLAIAALVLPGILKAQEGFKFGGKLGLNMANIVNTDFVDNKSKLGFHVGPTLHYGFGREGRFGIGLDVLYSQKGSTVVDKPYSLDYIDVPLYFRYRFGFGLYLETGVDLGLLMNAKYDGESEVDATENGKPVKKKLKDNFSGTDYGFLVGLGYIHRTGIGVGYRYNLGLANISKSTDESASISINTVGQISVMYYFKWSDGGRGHRRGHRRR; the protein is encoded by the coding sequence ATGAAAAACCTTACACAAACCTTGGCGATCGCCGCACTGGTGCTCCCGGGGATCCTGAAGGCCCAAGAGGGTTTCAAGTTCGGGGGTAAGCTTGGACTGAACATGGCGAACATCGTCAATACGGACTTCGTGGACAACAAGAGCAAGCTGGGCTTCCACGTCGGCCCCACCCTGCATTACGGATTCGGCAGGGAAGGCCGTTTCGGCATAGGTCTCGATGTGCTGTACAGCCAGAAAGGGAGCACGGTGGTCGATAAGCCCTACTCGCTGGATTACATTGATGTCCCCCTCTATTTCCGTTACCGTTTCGGGTTCGGCCTGTATCTGGAGACCGGGGTCGATCTCGGATTGCTGATGAACGCGAAATACGATGGTGAAAGCGAAGTTGATGCTACCGAAAACGGGAAACCGGTAAAGAAGAAGCTCAAGGATAATTTCAGCGGCACGGATTACGGCTTCCTCGTCGGCCTCGGTTACATCCATCGGACCGGCATCGGTGTCGGGTACCGATATAATCTGGGGTTGGCCAACATCAGCAAGTCAACGGATGAGTCCGCGAGCATATCCATCAATACCGTGGGACAGATCTCCGTGATGTACTATTTCAAATGGTCTGACGGTGGCCGTGGCCATCGCCGTGGGCATCGCCGCCGGTAA
- a CDS encoding OmpA family protein: protein MIHRLSLITLALSLGLALSAQEVPDSLNMIANGSFEEVEGKLRRLGGIEAATGWDSPTDAKADLYSESVDSESPIKAPKSANGFQSALSGVNYAGVLWYSYMDKEPRSYLQVKFKKMLKKGQKYCISYYVSLSDLSKYSSDHIGAYMSRIAVHKKDEASLTYEPQVPALMTKVYDDVNGWQGVCGVYEAKGDEQYLIIGNFAPTEKVNTGKVRRQRGETRPQRPFAYYFIDDVSVKPVKRLSECSCEQVDKDQSEYIYDRKVTINPNLAPVERVGRSVIYFKRYNKDIDPSMTALVDTLASVLKADPAIKVKLTGNTDVKEVDRVRMRPDLTELGKERAEAVKNYLVDAGIAADRIIVAGDKGDNPAVEGDDEVSTSQNRRVEVDVVK from the coding sequence ATGATCCACCGCCTCTCCTTGATCACCCTTGCCTTATCACTTGGCCTTGCTCTTTCCGCACAGGAAGTTCCGGACAGCCTGAACATGATCGCCAACGGTAGCTTCGAGGAAGTGGAAGGGAAGCTGCGGCGGCTGGGCGGGATCGAGGCGGCCACGGGGTGGGACAGTCCCACCGATGCGAAGGCGGACCTGTACAGCGAATCCGTGGATAGCGAATCACCGATCAAGGCACCCAAGAGCGCCAACGGTTTTCAAAGTGCGTTGAGCGGTGTGAACTACGCAGGTGTGCTCTGGTACAGCTACATGGACAAGGAGCCGCGTAGTTACTTGCAGGTGAAGTTCAAGAAGATGCTGAAGAAAGGGCAGAAGTACTGCATCAGCTACTATGTGAGCCTCAGCGACCTGAGCAAATACTCCAGTGATCATATCGGGGCGTACATGAGCCGCATCGCGGTACACAAGAAGGATGAGGCCAGCCTCACCTATGAGCCACAGGTCCCGGCCCTGATGACAAAGGTCTACGATGATGTGAACGGTTGGCAAGGCGTGTGCGGCGTATATGAAGCGAAAGGCGACGAGCAGTATCTCATCATCGGCAACTTCGCGCCAACGGAAAAAGTGAACACGGGGAAGGTCCGCCGCCAGCGCGGGGAAACACGCCCGCAGCGGCCTTTTGCCTACTACTTCATCGACGATGTGAGCGTGAAGCCCGTAAAGCGCCTCAGCGAATGTTCGTGTGAGCAGGTGGACAAGGACCAGAGCGAGTACATCTACGACCGCAAAGTCACCATCAATCCCAACCTGGCCCCTGTGGAACGCGTGGGCCGTAGCGTGATCTACTTCAAGCGCTACAACAAAGACATCGATCCCTCCATGACGGCGCTGGTGGACACCTTGGCCTCCGTGCTCAAGGCCGACCCGGCGATCAAGGTGAAGTTGACCGGCAATACCGATGTAAAGGAAGTGGACCGCGTGCGTATGCGCCCGGACCTGACCGAGCTCGGCAAGGAGCGCGCCGAGGCGGTGAAGAATTATCTGGTGGACGCCGGGATCGCGGCGGACCGCATCATCGTTGCGGGCGACAAGGGGGACAACCCCGCCGTGGAGGGTGATGACGAGGTTTCCACCAGCCAGAACCGCCGCGTAGAGGTGGATGTGGTGAAGTAG